A stretch of Flavobacterium sp. N2270 DNA encodes these proteins:
- a CDS encoding UDP-N-acetylglucosamine 2-epimerase: MYKFLIYIAHPYSIPIGRPLDAEIKKRGFKVKWFVEIDATKKQLSKKENLLNTVDEVISYKPDAVLVAANEVPHFFPGIKVQVFHGFSVNKRNKDKGHFRIRGFFDLYCTQGPSTTNYFKELEKKHGFFKVVETGWSKVDILFPKVESKGDSKPTLFLASTFTTSLSLAHNIEVFNVIKELIRKNEWNWIINLHPKMDSEIVQKFKQLEQYENVTYIPFLESLLPLKNADILIADTSSIITEFMIQEKPVVTFNNNKPFDYFVNTLEAKDLEKNIRYALSKPTKLMKKISAFIRNEHPYFDGKSSERVINACLDFLDAKTQTKLKSKPLNLIRKFKMRKKFNYFKNFFKSN; the protein is encoded by the coding sequence ATGTACAAATTTTTAATTTACATAGCACATCCATATAGTATTCCAATAGGAAGACCATTAGATGCTGAAATTAAAAAAAGAGGCTTTAAAGTAAAGTGGTTTGTAGAGATTGATGCAACAAAAAAACAATTATCTAAAAAAGAAAATTTACTCAATACAGTTGATGAAGTAATAAGTTATAAACCAGATGCTGTTTTAGTAGCGGCAAATGAAGTACCTCATTTTTTCCCTGGAATTAAAGTACAAGTTTTTCATGGATTTAGTGTTAATAAACGTAATAAAGATAAAGGACATTTTAGAATTAGAGGCTTCTTTGATTTATACTGTACTCAAGGTCCATCTACTACAAATTATTTTAAGGAATTAGAAAAAAAACATGGCTTTTTTAAAGTTGTAGAAACTGGCTGGTCTAAAGTTGATATTCTGTTTCCTAAAGTTGAAAGCAAAGGAGACTCAAAACCTACACTTTTTTTAGCATCAACATTTACTACTTCTTTAAGTTTAGCACATAATATAGAAGTATTTAATGTCATAAAGGAATTAATTAGGAAAAACGAATGGAATTGGATTATTAATTTGCATCCAAAAATGGATTCAGAAATTGTCCAAAAATTTAAACAACTCGAACAATATGAGAACGTAACATACATTCCATTTTTAGAATCATTGCTTCCATTAAAAAACGCAGACATTTTAATAGCAGACACCTCTTCTATTATTACTGAGTTCATGATTCAAGAAAAACCAGTTGTTACTTTTAATAACAACAAACCATTTGACTATTTCGTAAATACACTAGAAGCTAAAGATTTAGAAAAAAACATTCGTTACGCACTTAGTAAACCAACTAAATTAATGAAAAAAATTAGTGCTTTTATACGAAATGAACATCCATATTTTGATGGAAAATCTAGTGAACGAGTTATTAATGCTTGTCTTGATTTTTTAGATGCTAAAACTCAAACTAAGCTAAAGAGTAAGCCATTAAATTTAATACGTAAATTTAAAATGCGTAAAAAATTTAATTACTTTAAAAATTTCTTTAAAAGCAATTAA
- a CDS encoding NAD-dependent epimerase: MKILVTGAAGFIGFHLCQKFITLNHEVIGLDNLNDYYDPNLKLARLNELGIVEKNITYNNLYESALDNKFKFTKINLEDRENLPALFKTEKFDIVINLAAQAGVRYSIENPFVYAESNVMGFLNILECCRNFKIEKLLFASSSSVYGLNEKIPFSTEDNVDHPISLYAATKKSNELMAHTYSYLYNIKTIGLRFFTVYGPWGRPDMAMFLFTDAILNNRPIKVFNNGNLSRDFTYIDDIINGITAIVEQFDTIDLSDRKYKIYNIGNNEPVKLVDFISEIEKNTGITAEKEMLPMQPGDVEKTWANIDELIADTGYTPKTSIKEGVANFINWYKNYYKV; this comes from the coding sequence ATGAAAATATTAGTAACTGGTGCAGCAGGATTTATAGGGTTTCATCTTTGTCAAAAATTCATTACTTTAAACCATGAAGTAATAGGGTTGGATAACCTAAATGACTATTATGACCCAAATTTAAAATTAGCAAGATTAAATGAGTTAGGAATTGTTGAAAAAAACATTACTTATAATAATCTTTATGAAAGTGCATTAGATAATAAATTTAAGTTTACTAAAATTAATCTTGAAGACAGGGAAAACTTACCTGCTTTATTTAAAACAGAAAAATTTGACATTGTTATTAACTTAGCTGCTCAAGCTGGTGTTAGATACAGTATTGAGAATCCTTTTGTATATGCTGAGAGTAATGTAATGGGATTTTTAAACATTTTAGAATGCTGTAGAAATTTTAAAATTGAAAAGCTTCTTTTTGCAAGTAGTTCAAGTGTTTATGGCTTAAACGAGAAAATTCCGTTTTCTACTGAAGATAATGTTGATCATCCAATAAGTTTATACGCAGCAACAAAAAAATCTAATGAATTAATGGCACACACCTATAGTTATTTATACAATATTAAAACTATAGGCTTACGATTTTTTACAGTTTATGGACCTTGGGGAAGACCTGATATGGCCATGTTTTTATTTACAGATGCCATTTTAAATAATAGACCTATTAAAGTTTTTAATAACGGAAATTTATCTCGAGACTTTACTTATATAGATGATATTATAAATGGAATAACTGCTATTGTTGAACAATTTGATACTATTGACTTATCTGACAGAAAATATAAAATTTATAACATTGGAAACAATGAACCTGTTAAACTAGTTGATTTTATTTCTGAAATTGAAAAGAACACAGGAATTACTGCCGAAAAAGAGATGTTGCCAATGCAACCGGGAGACGTAGAAAAAACTTGGGCTAATATTGATGAATTAATTGCTGACACTGGCTATACTCCTAAAACAAGTATAAAAGAAGGTGTAGCTAATTTTATAAATTGGTATAAAAACTATTACAAAGTTTAA